Within the Miscanthus floridulus cultivar M001 chromosome 2, ASM1932011v1, whole genome shotgun sequence genome, the region CTTGTCCGGAGCAACACCATCATCGTCGCCCTAGCGTGGGTCGTAGCAACAAATCGCTTAATTACCTCCTCTCTATGGTCGGCCTTCATCATCTAGATCTCCGCTGCTAGACCGTGCCTGGCCACCGTACCATTGTGGAGGCGACCGGGTCAGATCGCGCCCCAACCGTGCGTTTAGGTGCCACCACCGTCGACCTGCGTCGTCGAGCCATCTGATCATGCATTGTCAGAGACGCCTCTGCTGGACGACCATCGGTTCTGATTTGTTGCCCACCAATGAATTTAGGATCATAAAAGATAAACGGTAGCACTTCTCTGAGTAAGCAGACGAGCCAACACTTCCACTCTCACCGATGCATTTAGGATCATAATAAGATATTTTAACTATACAGActgctattttttattttttattttatttatatagcGGATAAGTCATCCACATTTGTTAGGTGGTTTGTGTTAATGATCACTTACAGAGGTTTCTAGGATTTGAACCCATGATGTGTATTACTAGACAcatttccaccgctacaccacaCACTAATTTATCGCTATATATAGGATGCTATTCTTTTATATTAACATTTTATAATATTAAATTAACTATTTGACTGCTAAaagatcaaatgaaaaaactacaAATTTTTAGAACTTGTCAAGCGCTATAATTTTAATATAGGGCGTGTTTGTCTAAgattgttttgaaaaaaataaaaaatttgaatcAATTCAAATATAAGAACTTAAAATAAATATATGAGACTCTAAACAACTGAAAGGATCTAAATGTCGAGAAGGGTTGAATTGCCTAAAAATTTATCTACCAAATGCACAACACAAAATCAAAGTAGTTAGTATAAAATGATATCCTAATAGAAATTACTTTGCCTAACACTATTTTGTAAGCCTCCTACTCAATTCTAGTAGCAAGATGATCCTTGTCCACTAATTGTCACTCAACTACCAAAACAAAACTGAGGCTTTCAACaactttaaataaaaaacttatcaacaacaaagttgtatatcGCGTCGAACACAACAAACTAGGTATTGATCATGgccaaaattgaatttcaaagtTCAAGAATTTCtaacacatatttgagactctAAATAAAATGTGCATGACTTATATTAAAAACttatcaaataaaaatatttcaactacaaagttgtacatAGCATTGAGAACTAAAACTGTTAtgtagaccatgtcaacatccgaGATTATTAAAAAAGTCTAAAATTAAAGTTCAAATTCTAGAAAATTAAAAcaatatttgggactctaaataGCTTTAAATCAGaaacttgtcaactacaaagttatagatcatgCCGATCTCTAATTTTTTTATGTAATGTTTATCTTCACTCGGCTTCATATGAAAATATAGCTATTTCTATAGACGATGATCCTCTTAAGTGTGCCGTCACCGTTAATCGATTTTCAGAGACAACATCTTAAAATGTGTCTTTATTAATAACCAATTCAGAGGCAGACATTTTAAAATAGTCTACTAACAAAAACGGTTTTCTTAAGATGTCCATCTCCGAAAATGATTAACGGAGGTAAACGTGTTCGTTCAATGTTGAGCTCGTTGAAGAGCGGATATGTGGTTGACCTATGAAAAAGAATGTAATCACAAACAAACAAACATGAGGGTGTGGGTGTGTGTCGTCTCCTAAAATCTTCGTCTCAATTAATAAGATCCCCACCTTAATTAGTTAGAGACCTATCTCCTAAAATTCTTTAGTAGTGGTTCAATGTTGGGCTTGTTGAAAAGCCAGCTCCCAGTGAACCAAACACACTTTGGTCAGGAGCATATATGTCAGTGTGACAGTGTCAGCATAGCATGGTAATAACTTCTTGTGTAAGCTCACCGTGATAATAAAAAAGATGCCCCCAGAACTCATCAAGAATTACTGCTAACTGCCTCCGTGCTGCGCACCCCAAACCAGACGTTTAAAAAGGCTACCACTGGCATTAACATGAGTCCATGACCACTCTTTTTCCCCATACTACAAGCAAGAAATGGTGGATCATTAGAACCAAAGGCGTACCACCTCCAGCAGACTTCTCATATTTCAGATTGCACAATACCTCAGTCTCCCCAACTGTGTAAACATTTGCTTCTGCTTTTAACaactaatttttttttgaagGGCAGCAAGATCATTGCTGCAAAGTTTATTACAAGAAAAGGAATTGGTCcatttttggaaaaaaaagagGACCTAAAAACTGAGCAACTGCACGGTTCCAAAAGTGAAACCGGCCTGACCTGCAACTAAAAGAACTACATACAGATACAGCTGACAAAACCAAAACACAACTACGAGAATTGCTGGCAACAAAAAAATCACCACTAACTACAACCATCAACACCTCTTGCGAAACTACCACAGATCGATCCAAACAAGAAAGTTGACAACTACTATAAAACAACTGAGAAGACACCATCATCTCTAACCAAGAGCACGACTAGCCGAACCATGAAATACTGAGAACCATGAAGGCAAAACCTAAAAAGAAGGCTGACACACCATCAGAAGGATGTCAACAGGTTGGATGTCAAGTTGATCAAGGGCTTGTGTCAGAGATTCTTCCACCTATGTCACCCTCATGAGTTGTCTTCACCTTCTTGTTTAACCACCATTTCATTTGAGGGCTTCATCTCGAAATATTCTGAAACGCTATGTTCTACTACAATGATACAGACCTCTGGAACTGGTTGCGTCCACTCAACACCAACTGATTTTGGCACCTCATTGGTTATAGGTGGTGATGGTTCAGCTTCAGGATTAATCAATGTATCCACAGTCAATTGCTAAGCGCCACAATCAGAGGTGTCGGAATCGCATGTAAGCTCAAAAGCTGATTCCTGATGACCCTCCAATGAATCCCTCAGAACAGCTCAACAGAAGACCTCTCAATTTCTTCATGTGCACAATTATCCAGATAAGGTGCTCTGCAGGTGTGTTCATGAACTGATTCCGTATGACCTTCCGATGAACCCATAAGAACAGCTCCAACAGAACAGCTTTCAAATTCTTCATGCTCATTTTTTTCCAGATAAGTCGTTTCTCTATGAGTAGTGCCCAATGTTTCTCTTTGTGAGTGCACAGACGACAAATGAGTCTGAGCTTCATTACTTGCTGATTTTAGTGGAGTAACAGCAACAAACAGTGTAAATCCAATTGATGCACATGAAACTAGGACTACAACAGAATATGGAAGTATGGCAGGGCTTCCAGTATCTCCTTTCAGGTTGTTTGTCCAAGTGCTATCACCAAACATAATTTCTGCTGTGAAAATTATATTTGTGAACACCGCAAGAAGGAATGCAAGGAAGGCAAAAATTTCAACACATAAAGCTATCCTGTATCTTCCCATCAATAATCTTGATGAAGAAACACGTAAAATGGGTATAATCGACGAAGGAAGAAGCATAGCCTGGATAACTGGGCACATAATAAGTAACTGATATATCCCTTCAGAACCAGCAACCTTCGCACAGTAGATAGTAAGAATCATGGCCAAACCCTTATGTAGCAGATGATGTGCTGAAAGAGGCAGTTTAACACCAAAGAAGTTCTCTGAAATTACATCACCACTAACAATGCATGTCAATGAGATGATATGGCTTGAAAAGAGAAGGATCACTAATAGCACAATTGGTGCTGCAGGATTTGTGAATATCTGCAGAAGGCAAGAATCCACAGAAGTCAGGAAGGGGTTCCATGCAGAATCCAAACTAAAAATACTTATTAATATGCATCAACCAGAAACTTAAGTTGTTTATGAGTGGGAAGTAATATGCTTATAAATCAATGTAAGCACTGATTTTTATTCTCCTTAACACCTATGGATGAACTAAAAAGCATTACAGTTATCATTTTCTTAAAATTGTGCCAGCCAGGTCCCAGACCTGACCTACTGAAACAATGCCGTATATAAGTTCAATGCTCCAAGCAGTTCATCAAAAAGCTTAACTTGTTGAGGGAAGGTAGACATCATATTCATAATTCAACAATTTCAAGCAATTGCAAATCCAAACAAGCAAGGCATAAAAGAAATGCAACATGCTGAACTCGTGGTACTTTTTCTTGGCAATTATTAAAAAAACAATAGATGCCAGGATTTGACAAATAGACAGAAACTGGAGATACAAACCTGGTGCATTAGCTCCATAGCATCTTGAAAGTCCATTACCAATGTGTCACTGGATTCATCTGCTGCTGAGCTCAGGAGAATATAATTCACAAGGAAAATCCCAGtaaatataaataatatagaGAAAAGGTGGTCGTGGAACAGGGAACCAAGGGTATGGACTGAAGATCTTCTCTGGACCTGCACATATGATATCTGAATCAGTATACGACAAACCAAAGAAAATCAAATAAgcagagaaaagaaaagaatgatTTGCTTAGTGAAATGGAAGAGAAAGGACAAAAGTACATTCCAACCAGCTTCTTGGTTAGAGCGGAAAACCCTGGGGTCTGGGGATCACTGAAACCCCTGTGCCGGTCCGCGTTCCAAGCCTGGTACCTCTCCTCAAGGATATGCCCAGGAGGTGTCTCCCCCAAgatctatttttttttaaagtacaTTCCAACCACTTGAcatgtatcttttttttttttcaaatggtcGGCAGGAGATCTGCCGAACTTGTATTGATATAGAAGGACCACTTGACATGTATCATGAATTACCATAACTAAAAACACTAACAACCTTAACACCATTTATTTCTTGATGAAGATCGATTCATAAGTAATGGATCATAACAGGCAATACAGAGGACTTGTTTCTTATTATGAGAACTCTGACAACACGAAAGAAAACAAAAGGCTCCACCTAGTGACATAGGCTGCTTCAAATACGAAAGCAGCATAACCAAACACCAGTAATCTATTCATGAATCATGACAGAGCACTTTCTTACTCTGTTTTCATTACATTTGAAAGGCCAACTCAAACATGAAGCAGCACAACCAAACACACTGAACCTGGGCACTAATCTGCACCTGAACTCTAATCTGGACACAAAAGATTATTTGCTAACAACATTCAGCACTCCCATGGCCAGCCACATTTTCCCAGACATCACTTTTCATTACATTCAGCACCCTGAGGCTTATTGTTGTTGGATCACTTTCAACGTGCAAGACACATTCATTCAGGATTGATAAGAAAACTTAATGGAAGATAAGTTTGGCAAAGCTAAGTGCATGTACATGCCATCTGAAAACTTTACCTAAGCATTAGCAAGAGGCTTTAGAAGTTAGAACTTACCTGAACAAATGCTGAATGAGTATAAAAGTTGTGTACTATTATATTTGTGCCAAGAAGAGCCATCAATGAGTAAGCGCTTTCACCACTCAACTTGGGGAACATCACATTCATATTGACTGGGGTATGGGGGTGACTGATTAATAAACCAAGCACAAAACAAAGAAGTGTAAATCCAGCTATGCAAGCATTAAATATCCCAGCCACCTTCTTATCCTATAATGAGCACGAGTAAGAAACTAGAATTACATAAGGTCTTAGACTTAAGAAGATAATCTTTTTATGATGGGGTTATTTGGGGATTTATAGATTTACCAAATGAGAGAGCGTGTATGGTAGTAGACTAACTACAACACTTGCAGAACATATGGCTGTGATAAGATCGTCGTGTTCAAACACAATGTTGAACCCCACTGCCATGCCTGCAATCTAAAGTAGCCAAATGTTAAGTGTTTAAAAGACGATAACTATGATGTGCTCTGGTAAGGAGTAACAAGTACTCATAAACTAAATGCATGCATAGCATGATCACACAAACATCCCAGAATGAAGCACAGCAGAGCGAGAAATCTATAGTTTGTAGGCGTACCATTGTCAATTCAGAGGTCAACAAGGAAAGCCATGCCTGGAGACCGAGAACAACACATATCACCTGACTGTATTCCTGGCAGCAGATCTATCAGTCATGTAGAAGTACAGAAAGTAAGGTTAATATCTCCCAAAGCCTATGCAGGAAATAGTTTAAGATGATTTAGAATGAAAGGAGCATTTACTTGATAGAACTTAACCCCAAGCTATAAAGTTTATCGTTGACAGTTCTCCTTGTTTCTTATCTACAACTAATATGTAATATTAAAAGAAGGAATTTTCTTTCTCCAAATTTTCATCCATCACTTGGTCCCCCAGTATGTCTATCCCTCCACTCCCCGACCATAAGAGTCCTGGTCGGTTTTACTAAGAGGTAGGAGTACGTGACGAATTAGAGATAAGAATCCTAATTGGTTTACCATCTCGTCCGTGACCCGAACTCACGACCTGTGTTCATATGAGTCAAAATAGCACGTGTCTAGCCACAGTAGAGTCCGATTCCAAGACGTATTGGAACGGATGACACAACGCAAAAGCATGTTTGCTAGTTGAAAGAAAAGTCAGAGATTAAAAATGATAACTTGGTTTCCTGTGATATATACTCTCATTGTATCCATGAAACTGAGGTTATTGTGAGTAAATATTGTATTTTTGAAAGTCCTCACCAGCAACCCAGAAATAATGTTAACAATAACAAGTAATAATACAGGCACACAGCACAAAGTAACTAATTTAGTTACATTGCATTTCAGTGTTTCATTCAGAAAGTGGTACACTTCTTTTTTAGGCTCTGAGACCTCTTTAGATTGCATCTAACAGCAGTgatacaagcatccaggacttGAGAATCCAAGCCCGTCCTTGTCTACTCGAAGATAATTACCAGGCCCATAGGTGAGAAGCCAAATCATTGTTATGAATTGCATAAGAAACGTTAACATTTTCGAGGTTATGCTAAGCTAGTAAGCTCTAGAATATCAGCTAAAATTAGTGAGATCTCTGCACGGTGGTTGTAGTGACTGGCAAAAGTTCTACAAATTGTCTctgaagcaagaacaagaaagtgcTCAGTAAGTCGTACCTTGGCAAGGTTCTTCCCAGTGACCATGCCGATACAAGTTGACAGATATTGATACAAAATGGCTGAGAAATTGAAGAGCAGCACCAGTAGCACAAGATCATAGCCGAACCGAGATCCAGCATCCACTGCTACCAACCACTTTCCAAGGTCAATATATGCCATCGAAATCACGAGTGTTGGTCCAAGGGTTCGGAAAAGGTTATGCTGAGCATCGCCAGCAGCCAGAGATTCTATACTCTGCACATTATTCATGGTGCAGAAATAACGCTAATCAGCAAAATTTCAGTATGGAATATGGACCCAGACCACTAAGCCTAATAGCCAACAGTAGATCAAACTCAGGTCCTCTTGACTCGCTCTTTATGATCCTAATAGTGGACTACCAATCTTCAGAGAAGACGACCAACCACAACACTGTAAAAACCCAGGGCATGCCACTAGTGATGGGGCGTCTTCCTCCCAACCACAGCCTTTAACTTGCTTCAGAAAGATTTACACCACATAATTCTTGCAAGGATGTGGACTACTATCATACTATGGCTGAGAGGATAACGTGTCTTTCCTTATGGAAATGGTGAGAGCACTGTAGAAGCAACCATGAACTAGTGATGGGGTGTCGTCTTCCTCCCAACCAAAATCTCCAATATATATCTTCAAGAGGGGCCAAAGCTTAGGTTTCTGTACCACAGTTTTCAGATCTTGCGCCCATGGAGGCAATAAACCTTAACAGCTAACACCGAGCCACCTGCAACGTGATCAAAGCACAACATCATATAGAGCCGAAGCAATCGAAAAAGAAACACGCATCAAGGCAGCAAGCAGTCAGACTAAGAATCCTCTTCCCAACAAAGTGTAGTAATAAAACCAAAAAGaacttatatatataaaaaatgaatAATGGCTCCGAAAGAGACCAATCCCTTTTCCGCTGTTACCTTTTATTCCAGGATTTTTTCTCTCCATATTTCGCTTGGGATTCCCCTGCCACGAGAGCTGAGGTAAGACCGAGAAATGCGCTGTGCAAACAAAGTTGAGAGCCCTACTGAAAAGTTTTGGGGATCTTTCTACGGTGCCTTCTCCTTCTCGGCTAATGGGAGAGAGGAACTCAAGAAGACAACTGACCCCGCTCCTCTTATTTGCTCCGACATACATCGTTGGGTTGGCGGCGAGCAGGGATGGGCCGACGCGTCGCAGAGGCTGTACGGGACCGAGATGGAGGCGGCAGGGTGGTGGCGGCCAGCGTGACGTGGAGCCCTGgaggaagtttttttttttttttttttttttttttttttttttttatcggGTAACGCGCATAACTCACAAGCTCCACGCTCCTGTCACACCTTCGTACACACCTAAAAAAGAGATTGAGAGACATTTTCTAGaaaaatcaagaaaaaaaatTACGACACCAGAGTGTAAATCATGATGGCAACGTCCCAATGTGGTAGCGTCCCATTGAACTGCGTACCCTAGACCATGACCCCTTTTGCCCCTGGAGGAAGACGTCGTGAAGAAGAGCGGGTGGCATTCGCAGCCTCGCAGTCGCAGGGCAAAGTCGGTGTGGGCCGTGGGCGGCAAAATTAGGAATACGTACGGTCGCGTGGCGGCTCTGCAGGGGCACCGCACGCCACGAGACtgacaccaccaccacccagGTTGTGACGCTTCCCACGGGGCATATCACCTTCACCTACACGCATGCAAGGTCATAGCCATCGTCCATTGCAATTCGCAAGCGGCGAGCCTCGGTGACATTCATGACTTGCTTCCGAACTCGAATTTCCCTAACCAGGCGAAAGGTCCTGGACGCAAACCACAACTTAACTACAATTTCACACAGGATGACAGGATGTAGACCAATCCCAAAAACAGAGTTACACATAACTGTACATCATTTCACAATGCCTTGAGACCTcaaatttatagttttgtcgcgtgatgagactcaaatttcaaaaaatagaaaacctttTAATACGATGtcgaatgaagataatttttatatgtaaattatagacctcgatgagatctacaactttatagttttaatttttttcatttgaggacagtaagatgctcgaaaaaataatataaaatttcagcaccatattttgtcgcgtgatgagactcaaatttcaaaaaataggaaACCCTTCGATACGATGtcagatgaagataatttttatatgtaaattgtagagctcaatgagattacaactttgtagttttgagtttttttcatttgaggacgatgctcaaaaaaataatttaaaatttcggcgcctcccgaaaatagaaaaccgcttttgaaaccggCCGAGGACCAAATTCGTCCGGGTTTGATAGTTGGAGGTGTTTCTtgaccggtttcatagttgaaggttgaaaatcgaactttggTGCAAATTGAGGGTTGTAAAGTGTACTTTACCCAAAAGTTAATCATCCTTGCATGTGTGATTTGGAGCTTATTGGATTTTATTTGAATTTTTGAGGGAAGTTTGAATATGGACCTAACTAAAATTCAAACTATCTAGTTTAAATAATAAGAAAACAGGATTCTAAAACCAAAACCCAGCTAGACCCACCTAAATAAAggtcccgtttggcagggcttcacttcactagtgaagccatttttttgcttcagctccacgaacagttccaccaGTAGaactgaagcggttttggtaaaccgtttggcaaaatgacttccctgtgagagcatgtttttaggggcctggaggaggagccgggagaagccacttttttggctccatcccaccccaaatcactgtgagagcatgtttttaggggcttcacaagtgaagctattttactttaccccatttggtagaaaacggctccaaatggctcctgaagccggtggagaagccctgccaaacggagcCAAAGTTTCTGGTCTAGCCATAACCCCGACTAACACTGATGTTGACCGGCGAAGAAATGAAGCCAAAACAAACAATAGGCAAAGGTGCGTTTGAACGGCGGCCAGTACTTTGAACGTGCCGAACGAATATCGTATCATCTAGTGACAGTCAGTGCTGGGAACACACACCAGATGGTCCGGTGGTACTGACGATCAGGGGATGGCCAGACAAACTGGTCCCGAGGGAATATACCTCACTCTAATTTTCCTATCCGCCCTTGGCTTCCTTTACGGTTCGGTGAGCCACCAGAAACGTACCTACGTGGAAGCTCCGACATAGACTAAGGGGTGCGTTTTGACAACTGATACCATaggataaattgacaagtttGCCCTCTAGCTCTTCCTCTTTGCTTACTGCATTTATTGCTTCCTCTTGTGCTTTGATTGTGTGACCTTTACTTTACTAGATTATCTTAGGCTAGTTGATATGATTGGCTCTAGGCTCCAGAACTCTTTGTAGGTTTAAGGGTAGGTTAGAGCACACTAGAAAAACCTTAGACGCACATCATACTGGAACTAGTTTACAGTTTTTCTAGTGGTAGTTGTCGGTGttccggaccagggggtcctcgaccgactagtgaatttgttctgcgtgctcccgattccggatggtgatgcaaagagacacaaggtttatactggttcgggcaatcggcgccctacgtccagtctgagagatcgaacttgtattccttgcaccggagtgctcgtagtagggggttataagctaagggagagagggaactagtcccaggtctcggcagggtgtcgtgtgggccgtctgagacgttgctctcaagcggcgggaatgtgtgtgtgtgttctctgatccccccctctaagtggcccaagtcctctccttttatagttgaagggaggacaagggcagtacatgtattactatgcggcgtcgtgccgacaggggcggcatgttcgagccctatggcctgttcctgtggcagcgtggtcgtcggagtggtccttccttggagtactggggcggcgtggtcgtctcatcagatcctgtgcgtcgtgggagcccccggaatgcctcggagtggacgtggcggcgaacgtagccactgtggacggactatgcacgaggccgaaacTCGGTCGATgccgaggctggtactgcggtggggggtctcggtgggCTTGGACCCCAATATCgccgaggccttggtgtacagtgccgaggccctggtgtacagcgccgaggccttgagcgggcggctgatcgcgGACATAGTGGTAGggcacagtggccagtaacccccgtCATATCCTGTCCTAGGCGCAGATCGTGgtcacagtggtaggacacagtggccggtaatccccaccgtgccctgtcctggccggtatggcactgatcgtggacacagtggtaggacacagtggccggtaatccccgccgtgccctgtcctggctagtatggcgctgatgcgaccttggGTCACGTCGGCCGTCCTATGGCGTTGAGCCACCGtgcggctgagattgcgggagtggttgaagcattaatgtgACATGACGCGCTGttgggagggtcggccgaggcggggggcgatggaCCGCGgatgagccagcctcgagcgacatggagaatgaggcctcgcgcgagacggagactaggctcctttccgaggcctcgcgcgaggggcctcgcgcgagacggagaatgcgcctcctgccgaggcctttcgtggagagcctcgggcggggcagagacggcgttccctgccgaggccttccctgggggggcctcgcgcgaagcggagttggtgtcaggatgccgagacccccTGCTTGAGGCTtgaggcgaggagggggaggacccagtgggctcggtagCGACGGGGAAGGGCCCATgacttacctttttgcttttattatttttagatgggacttgggcaacccatttgatgttttgcttggggtaccccattccaaggtacccgacagtagcccccgagccttggggggagtgcgtgtattccccc harbors:
- the LOC136538219 gene encoding protein ETHYLENE-INSENSITIVE 2-like produces the protein MNNVQSIESLAAGDAQHNLFRTLGPTLVISMAYIDLGKWLVAVDAGSRFGYDLVLLVLLFNFSAILYQYLSTCIGMVTGKNLAKICCQEYSQVICVVLGLQAWLSLLTSELTMIAGMAVGFNIVFEHDDLITAICSASVVVSLLPYTLSHLDKKVAGIFNACIAGFTLLCFVLGLLISHPHTPVNMNVMFPKLSGESAYSLMALLGTNIIVHNFYTHSAFVQVQRRSSVHTLGSLFHDHLFSILFIFTGIFLVNYILLSSAADESSDTLVMDFQDAMELMHQIFTNPAAPIVLLVILLFSSHIISLTCIVSGDVISENFFGVKLPLSAHHLLHKGLAMILTIYCAKVAGSEGIYQLLIMCPVIQAMLLPSSIIPILRVSSSRLLMGRYRIALCVEIFAFLAFLLAVFTNIIFTAEIMFGDSTWTNNLKGDTGSPAILPYSVVVLVSCASIGFTLFVAVTPLKSASNEAQTHLSSVHSQRETLGTTHRETTYLEKNEHEEFESCSVGAVLMGSSEGHTESVHEHTCRAPYLDNCAHEEIERSSVELF